From the Methanobacterium sp. CWC-01 genome, the window TACAGGGACACATTACCGGTCAAAGCATAAAAGCACTCCACGCCAACGGTGTTGACCCAGAAAAAGGGAAAATAATCGATGCCACCGGAGCGATCCCCTTCATCGAAAACATGCCCCCTGAGGCCATTCAAAGATTCCGTGATCAGGTGGAGTTGGTGGACATGGTGGATATAGAAGACTCCAGTGATATCCAATCCAAAATTAATGACTGCATCGTCAAAGATTCCGGTGCATTTGAAGAGGAAACTTTAATACTAAAGTTGCCAACGGACCCTGTGAAACAAAAAGATTCCAATAGAACTGAAAACACCTAGAACAAAATCTCTTACAGATTCCCAGTAACTGCTACATAGGCTCCGGCCGGGTACTTGACTTACTAAAAAATCCGGCCTGGGCCCCTCCAACTAAAGACTATCTTTTAATGAATGTAAATTCTCGTTTAGATGTTATTTTTTTAAATAATATTTTTTTAGTAGCCCCAAAACCCATTATGGAAGTTAACCATATAAGTAATGGGGTGAATTTATGAAGGTGTTGATCGTTTTAGCCCATCCCGAACCCAAGTCCTTAAATGGATCCTTAAAGGATGTGGCAGCCCAGGCTCTAAGAGAGAATAACCACGAAGTTAAAGTATCGGATCTTTATGACATGGGATTTAAAGCTACTTTAGACCGAAAAGATTTTCTAAATCTCCAAAACCCGGATCGATTTAATCCCATTACAGAACAACTCCACGCAGCCCAAACCGATGGCTTTGCTCCGGATATTAAAGCGGAAATGGAAAAAATAGAATGGGCGGATCTCTTAATATTACAGTTCCCCATCTGGTATGGGGGTATGCCCGCTATTTTAAAAGGCTGGATGGAACGAGTGTTTGCCAGTGGCTTTTCCAGTGACATGTTCCAGGGAAAAATCTACGATAAGGGACTGTTGAAAGGAAAAAAAGCCATGTTATCTTTCACCACCGGCGGAGCAGAGGAGAACTATTACATGGACCTGCCTGATAAGGACCCTGCCAGCTTGTTACCAGTAATCACTGAGAACCTCAAATTCTCCGGTTTTGAAGTTTTGAAGCCATTTATGATATTCGGCGCTATCATGTTAAGTGAAGAGGATGCCGAGAAACATTTTGTGGAGTATAAAAAGAGGATAGGTGAACTCTAATGGGTGATGGACATGGTTAAGGTTAATGAGAATGCTCCTGTGGTGGCCAAGGCTAAAATAGAAATTGATGCGGCTCCGGAGACTGTGTGGAATATTATGGCCGATATTGGATCCTGGCCCAGCTG encodes:
- the mtrA gene encoding tetrahydromethanopterin S-methyltransferase subunit A, whose product is MVEKKSVADGWPQIVGDYTVGDIESAVAVVTLGSHMEDLPVKAGAGISGPLHTENLGIEKVIGNIVSNPNLRFLVVCGSEVQGHITGQSIKALHANGVDPEKGKIIDATGAIPFIENMPPEAIQRFRDQVELVDMVDIEDSSDIQSKINDCIVKDSGAFEEETLILKLPTDPVKQKDSNRTENT
- a CDS encoding NAD(P)H-dependent oxidoreductase; this translates as MKVLIVLAHPEPKSLNGSLKDVAAQALRENNHEVKVSDLYDMGFKATLDRKDFLNLQNPDRFNPITEQLHAAQTDGFAPDIKAEMEKIEWADLLILQFPIWYGGMPAILKGWMERVFASGFSSDMFQGKIYDKGLLKGKKAMLSFTTGGAEENYYMDLPDKDPASLLPVITENLKFSGFEVLKPFMIFGAIMLSEEDAEKHFVEYKKRIGEL